From the Brienomyrus brachyistius isolate T26 unplaced genomic scaffold, BBRACH_0.4 scaffold44, whole genome shotgun sequence genome, the window caaagatggcatcctatgacagaaccactcttgaattcactgaatatacCCATTAACTGAGCACTTTTTCCTAATGTAAAATACCAGTAAGGATTCTATATTATTCTGTCAGTCTGAGGTAGAAAAAGCTTCGCTATTTTCAGACAGTCCCGTGAAATGTTTTTATGTTCCGTGTATTTTTCGTCACATTTTGCTCCccttttattttatagtttaatATCATGAACCATAATCAACCCTCCCCAATCCCAGACAAGATCAAGTGATTTATCATGAAAACACGCTGCACCACCGTGAAGATTATAAGCCCTATGTAAAAAAGCGAAAAAAACAGCCCTCGCTCGGAGATAGTATTACCTTATTGAGCATTTCTCACACCACGTGTAAACGTTAGCATTCACGTGTGTAGCATTCGGGATTTTGTTCCTTCACGTCGATTATATTGAAGTTTATGATTTTGATTATTTACTTAGATTGTCATCTGTCATCACAGACTGTGAGACACATACTAGCACTTTATCCAAGATGAATGCCAATAGGAGAGGGAGAGTGTGTTAACCGAGGCTTAGTCCTGTGTGCCTGGAAACTTTTTTCATTTTGTCGTATGTTCATATTTTCAGAAACAGCGTAGACTAAGTGTAGTAACCTACAATTCTACTCATATCCTTCCCTATTGATATCATGTGTATCACTACAGACCGCAGATACAATCTTAAGTACATAAAGGGCTTGACTATAATTAATAATCGGCTCTGGACGAATCATAATCATAATCGTATCCTATGCATTCACATACATGACATACAGCCCGTTGCACATTCAGGCTGAAATGCGGTTAAGGACGCCTCTGTTCTCCCTTTCTGTAAACCCTTACACAAAGCAGGACGGCGAGAGTCAGTGATTGTTTCTCTTTCTGCGTTTAAATGGGGCCGATGTGAGGTCTCCCTCTGCCAGCGGTCTCCTGCGGCGTGACTGCTTGCACGTACTGAGGTTTACGGAACCGAGCTACCACTCCTTCTAGTCCAATTTAAGAATACTCTTGTTTTCCTGCGGGCCGGGTAGGGAAAACGAGGTCTCCGCAATCCCCACGCTGCCCTTGATGAGTTAGTGACGTCCCTTTTACCAAAAAAGAGTGCATTTCAGGTACAACGTATGCAAAAGACAGAAAGTGCATAGAATCAAATTATGTATGGATGAAGTCTAATTACACCTTGTGTTGCATCTCAGACTTTAAACTCGTAAAAGTGAAACAATTTTTAATTATGTAACACATCTGAAAACTACTGGAATAGCGGATACAAAGAAACGAAGTCGGTGAGTGAGCGTGCAAAGAGGCGGAGTGAAAGTGCAGACGTGGAATATAGCCTCGCAGCGACTGGAAAGCCTGAAAACCAGTCGTTATGTGTAAGGGTGGTGTCTCTGGGCGAACCGTAAGGCAAGTTAGACCTTTGGGAAAGATTTCCTCAAAGACCAAAAAAAAGCataatttttttgtaaattgtCTGTGAAACTCCTCTGCCGGGAAGATAAGATCATTGTTCGGGTTTATTTTGTATAAACGATTTTTAAAACGTTTCGTAAATATATTGTGTAGTATTGGTTCCTTTTAAACATTGTTTACTAGTTGATGTTAATCTGAACGTTACTTGTGACGTTCATTTTAACGGGGAAGTAAAACGGAGAAGTCCTCATGCCCAGGTTGGATGCGTTGACTTGAATGCAGAAGAACTTCAGTCTCTGGACCACTGGCGAGGTAAGAAAACGCATCTCAAATGAATGCTGAAGAAACGTACGTCATATAAATCAAACTCTATGCATGATACAAAAGTATTATCATTAAGTGATGAAGCAGTCATGTCTTCAGAACGTTATGTGGgagttttttttattggttttgTGGACTTCATCTATCCTCTTAATCAGTTTCTCCCAAatctgtttttttaattatcttTATTGGTATCAAATATATAAATGTGCCAGGACGGATACAAACACAGATCGCAGGTAAAATCAGAAACGTAAACATTTAAAGATTGGTTCGTCTGTATTTTTAATCATTCATGATATACGAAGTAGACCTACCGAATTATCGTTTAGACGCCATAACTGTAAAAATCTAAATAAGTCCtttattttttctttgtgtCTGTTACATCTGTGTTCATGTAGATCTGTGTATGAAACCGAACCGACATCAGCAATACTTCCCGAACCATTTTCATTAGTGAATAAGATTACTCCCACCTGAGTTATTGGACAATCTTGCTGAAGTTGTATTTTAATAGTGTAAAACTTGCTGTAAGCCGTGAAGGTCCCGGTGAGCTacggaagaatggaaaatgtgtctATGTTGGTAATGTGTGCAGAGATTGGCCTCATAGTACTGCTCTTACCCGTCGATGTGTAAAAGCCGGTAAGTCTTTGGGCAGGTTCTTCACCATGGAGCGCATCAGCCACGGTGCGCTGTctgttattatttttctttaccTGAAACTATTTGGAGTTGCTTGTTTCGTTTAATTCGTGGAGTTCCCCAAAATACTTAACAGCTTAGAACCTTACGATCATTTTTAAGAAGAGCCTCGACTTTTTCCTCGAGTTGGCGCTTGAACCATAGTCCACACTGCCCGTGTGGGTGGTCTGGTGAAAATATTTACCCTGATCTCAAGGTATGGCTtttatttgtgcatttttaaaCTCTCCAAGGCTTTGAGGTCACCAGTTATGGAAAGCTTTGGTCAGGACCTAACTCCATTGACATTTTAACACTTACCAGTTACCTCCCATGTACCGTCTTCCTCTcggttaagataagataagataagataagataagataagataagataagataagataagataagaaaaaactttatttatcctgagggaaattcttttgtcctttacatgctcagtgcaacaataggaataaagttaaggtaaagaaaataatagtgcaaaataactatgagtgatactgtattgtaactatataaatactcatactctgtaaaaagttaaaaaaagaaaaaactataactaagctataacaaacataataaaataacagattattagtgcatgtgtaatgaaaagtgactaagtgtttgtgccttgaataattgcAATAGCAGCATGTGATGATGGATAAAACAAACATTCGATAACAAACAGAGGAGTAATATTGCACGATTAATGATTAACCTGTTCGAGAAGTACTGcaatttattgattttttttagaaGTTGTGTTTCAATTCAGGTCACGCTGGACTAAAATTTGTGGTTGTATCTAATGTATTTTAACCAGGATTCCCAGAGGTCTCACATGCATCCTCTTCAGTCCAGAGATTTACCTCCAGCAGAAGCATCTTCCTTTTAATGGCACCTTCCACTCTGCATCAGAGGTGATGCTTTGTGAGTGGTGGCTGCCAGCATTCTGCTTTAGAGCCTTGGACCGTGTTGAGGTCTTAGGGTAGGTATTTAGAAAGAGTAGCTTTGTTTAGTAACTATTTTGGAACAACGTAGTGGATCAGTGGGCAGCAGTACACCATCTTGGTGGGTTTGATTCTTAGTTCTGCTCATGTTCGCCTGGATTGTCGTTCTGATCAGTGTATGTTCCCTGATTGGCTGGTGTCTCCTGCTTGGTTCCCAGGACACACTGCAGGCTCATCATGACCCTGTAGCAGTATTGGGCATTCCAGGTTCAgagagtataaatccagaccaagattttgtttccaccgaccagctgagttctctgtgactgtgactctttatgctcaactggttggtagaaacaaaatcttggtctgaatttgtagcttctggactTGATATGTCCAACACTGCCCTGtagttgatggatggatggatggatggatggatggatggatggatggatggatgggtgggtggattaTTCTCTTTTAAAAGTGTCATTCCACGAAATATGGACTGAATCTTGGTGACCTGTAATTCTAAATTATCTATGAAGTGTTACAGTAGAATTGTCCAGGAACGGACTTCCTGCTTTGGTGTGCTGTCACAGTCCAGCAGGCTCAAAGGCATCTCTTTGGTGCATCAGCCTCTCGCTCTAAAATCTCTGTCTGCGTGTTCTAGCCACCTTATGATGAAGAGTTACGGCTCTGCTAGTCAGTGGCTCGGGCTTGGGTGCGAATTCGCTGTTCCTGGAGGTGACTGCGCTGTTCGGAGTGCAGCCTGCGTTTGTGCTTTGGCCACTTCATGGCCgtctgcaggtgtgtgtgtgtgtgtgtgtgtgtgtgtgtgtgtgtgtgtgtgtgtgtgtgtgtgtgtgtgcgtgcgattCGCCAGCCTGTGTGTCCGCCTTTCATGCTGCTGATGAGATGCATGCACTGCGGAAAAAAGGATCAAAGGGACTGTCAGCGCATTGTAAGGGAAATGCTGCTTGTCTTTCTTCACCCCACAGAGAGTCTGGATGCACACAGAGGTACATATGTGATGTGTGTTTATGTTCCTTTCCTCACGGCACACATTCTGCACTCACAGGTACCGGAGCGTATTACAAACTAATCATACGGGTATGCAGGCCATCAACAACAACAGTGGAGTGGAACTTCCATTAGTGAGTCACGTGGTTGATGGTATCTGAAGAGACTTTAAAGCTGGACGTGCTGCTTAGGGAATCTCATGGTCAGACATTAGCTTGGATCAGTTGTGTCCTCCTTTGAGGCTCAGTGGACGCTGCTGAACTAATGAGCTTTGTGTTGGTTTTTTTTGGCATCAGTTgaagaagcatgttctgtttgaTTAGCAGTCAAGAGTGCTccatcgtcctcttcctcagcccAATCAGCCAGGTCCTGTTGACCTACCTAAGGACCCCCCGACAAGGTCTGGAGGGCAACCACTTCGATTCCAAAAGGCTACCTTGTTAgatcaaaacaaaatatacttctgaatcttgtttttttttttttttgctctgagGAACATCTGCTCTAAAACAAATCCTTAAGAAATGAGGGGAAAAGACCGATATGAAAGTTCTCTTGTGCTTCCTGAGTGCCACTTTGTCCAGCTCTGACGCGTCTCCAAGGACCTGTAATCACAGAAGATTGAAAACAGGGCCGCCGAAATTTTTCATGTCTTGCTCCTTATCGAAATGCAATTTGAAAATATCAGGCTGTAACAGTGATACAAGGAAAGGAGATGCACTGCTCATAGAAAGtcttgcttaattcagtaaaaatactgCAAATTTATCAGTTTTAGAACAAAAATGActattaatttgtttgcaaaaatatacatatcATTAGAAGCAACCAGTATTTTAAGTAACACATTGATTGCAAGTAATAATCAGTCGAAACCCACATTATGGTGCAAAAGcagctgttctgagttaaaaagttTATTGACTTTTTAATAGTAACCTTTGCagtaacataaaacaccaaacatttgtgtttagtgtcCCTGTGGGAGCCAGAGACTACAaatgcaattaatagcaaaacgGCAAAACAGAGCTGAATGAGTCTGTCAAAAACCATTATGACATATAATACAAATAAAACGTCTGTGTGCGGAAAatatgtgcagatatgttagACATTGCCTGTCAATGTACTTCTGTTATGCAACCATTATATTTGCAACCATTTAtactgaattaagcaagtgCCCCAGTACTTTCTGGCAGCACTGCATGTTTGTGTGCTATACTGTAAAAATAATCAGTTTGACTTCTTTTGCTTCAGGTTTGCTCAAATGAGCCGATGCCTCCCTCTGTTGCAGGTACACTGAGGCACCATGGGTAATTTTAAGGGCCATGCTTTACCGGGGACCTTCTTCCTGATCGCGGGGCTGTGGTGGGCAGGGAAGTTTTCCCTCTGTTATGCCCTCCGCAGGAGCAGGAGCATGGGGCGCCTGGCCAGCAAGGTCACGCAGCGCCGTCTCGAGGTCTGTGAGGCCTCCGTCATCCTGGCCTTCTCCGTGATCGGTGAGGCTTCTCACGGCGACGAAGAGGCGGCAAATGTCACCCAGCTTAACGACGCCTTTCAGGAAGTATGAACACTGTAAAGGTGATGATACACTGGGCAACTTTTTGTTGCAGTGTTGCCGGGCAACTGCCAGCCAGGTGAGACAAAGGGCAACTCATCTGGATCTGGGTGATCCTGAAAAATTGCCTACGGCCAATCAAAGTTTTTCCAAGTACAAATTTATTTTACAGTATCAATGGGGAAGTGCCAACCAATATTTATCATCAGCATTGCTCAAAAAGCCCAGTGTACCCTAAGAGTTCATTAGGACTGGAGCAGCGAGCTGCATTTTTGGGATACGAAGCAGTGCTAGGAGATGCAGTGTAGGCTTTAATCAAATTCCGATTTGTCCACGGTGACATTCGCCGCTTCCTGTATGTTTcgacaggctcacacacacacgtatatgtGTACGTTTGGATTAATGCTACATGAATGGCACATGGTCAGATCACTGTTCTGCTGCTCTCATGTGACCCCGAGTCTGTCCTCTCAGGCATGCTGGCGGAGCAGTTTGTGTCCGACGGGCCCCAGCTGCATCTCTATGACTACACTGAGCACCACTGGGACCGCCTCATGAACTGGCAGCACGCCACCATGTACCTGTTCTTCGGCTTGGCGGCGGCCGGCTCGCTGGCTATTCACTTGACGGATGCTGCCCCCCTTGCATTGGACCGGCTGCTGCTGGGCATTGCATTTTCCACAGAGGGTGAGTGAGTTGCACATCTGCAGTGGCCACAGCACCACGCAGCCCTCTCGCCTCCCCTTCCCTCTCTCAACGCTGCCTTCCCTGCAGGCTTCCTCTTCTTCTACCATCTCCACGGCCGCGCCATGCTGGACGTCCACATccaccagttgctgctgtacgCCATTGTGGGCGGGGCCTTCACCACCATCTTGGAGGTGTTCCATCGTGGGAACGTGGTGCTGGAGCTGCTCCGGGCGGCGCTCAGCGTGCTTCAGGGCAGCTGGTTCTGGCAGGTGTGTGGGAAACCAGGCACTGTCATTTTTAACAAAGTGTCTTTGTGGCTGCAATTAAATAACTACGACATGCAGGGTCAAAATATTTCGCCGAGCATTAGTATGGCTAAGACATCAGGGATTCTGAATGCGCCAGATGTTTCCAGCTTCTCAGAAACAGCCGTTATCTAGTGATGGCAGGTCTATGACTGAAAACGCTGTGTTAAtgtgagaggtcagaggagaacggCCAGACTTTTAGGGTAAGCTAACAGGAATGCCATGAAAATAACAGCTCAGGACAGCAGTGCTGTGTAAAAAGGCTTAGGCGAATAAAATAATGCTCTATATCCCATTTGCAGAAGTATGCATGCAGGTACACAGAGGGTGTGTAGTtgtcacatatcccatcatgctctgttTCAGACTCACACAGACTGAGAGTGAGAGCAGGGTTTCTTTTGGGGGGTTAGGGGTCATTCTCAGGAGCAGATTTGGGACAGAGGTATGGAAAAGGGGTCTAACCTGCTATGCCACCCCCAGCCCCTCCTCAATCAGCCCTTCACATGGTTCTGGAGAcaaaagtggttagaagatacgTGTGTAACACGTATGTAATACATGTGTAATATGTGTGTAGTACGCGCACACGTGGGCGGGCGAGTGCTGCCTCCTGCCAACGCCCCAGTCCTGTGCCTGTCCCACAGATCGGCTTCGTGCTCTACCCACCCAGCGGCAGCGCCGACTGGGACCTGAAGGACCCCAACAACATGATGTTCATCACCATGTGCTACTGCTGGCACTTGGCCTGCGCCCTGCTCATCGCCGCCGTGGTGTACGGCGTCATGTCCTGGTGAGAGGAGGCAgggcagtcccccccccccccccattaccagTGTGGTGTAGTACTCGAGTAGCTGTACCTCGCTACACTACCTAAGTATTACCTTGGCTTAACCTAAGCATTAACTTTGTAATAGAACTAGTAACACAGATGACAACTTTCATTTTGCACTGAACTATAATTATAATGAGATTCTCTACTTGTTACTGTAATATATTTCTATggtgacactttacttgacggggcacaaatagTATAGATATAGTATTATGCTTTATACTATgtgttaattaaccacaaactacatGCTGATCTCGTGTTAAttgatcattaatgaatcgtgacacatattttatccaaagcatttactatccatccatccatccattttccaagccgcttatcctactgggtcgcggggggtccggagcctatgccagaagcaatgggcacgaggcagggaacaacccaggatggggggccagcccatcgcagccaaagcACTTATTAtacctgttaattctgtaaacctttgtgaactactaaaGTAACTACTGAAGGATCAAGtaatgaatatccatccatccatccattttccattaaTGGTCGTGGGGGCTCCGGATCccatcccagaggctatgggtgcacAAGACTGGAAACAAAGTAAAGAATAACACCAGTGAAATACTggtctcatgtttgttcatctttAATGAATCAGCACATCTGTTATCTCAAGTAGCTACTATATATATTCATAATTTTAATTGCTACTCATTCCATAGCTGTTGGTCACTTACAGTCACTGGTGGAAAATGCACACGGTGTAATTAATCATAAATGTgtattaaaaaatacagaattttGAAAAGTAAATGGAGTATATATCACTATACTCTGTGTGATAAAGCACACTATACTGTTCACTATACTCTGTGTGATAAAGCACACTATACTGGTCACTATACTCTGTGTGATAAGGCACACTATACTGTTCACTATACTCTGTGTGATAAAGCACACTATACTGTTCACTATACTCTGTGTGATAAAGCACACTATACTGGACATATCTGTCATTTTAGGTTTATGGTTATTAGCCCATTTATTCTGCCCTTTGTTCTTTGAATGGATCCAGTGCAGTTAATAAGTATTGGAAGAAAATGCAACATTAGGCCTGTTGTGAGATCTTGCAAAAGTATTGTGACAGCATCAAGTTTTTCTTGTAGAAACAGACACAGAAGGCTACTGTACCTGACTGACTACCACCATTTTATTTAAGCCCTTCCATTTAATACCAGCTACATACTTATGATGCTTAAGTTCTGTTAATATCAAATACTTTACAACTTTTACGAAAGTGGTATTTTCAATGGGTGACTTAACTTTTAATTTTCCTAGTGAGATATCACTAATTTTCTGAAGTATGGTTTTTAGGTACTCTGTCCACCACTGCCCTCCACCCACAACACTGCTTCCCAGTCTGGTCCCAGTgtcccccagacggtccatgtttttgctccctcccaggtctgGTAGGATGGTCTGActggggagcaaaaacgtggagcgtctgggggtccccgagggccGGGGTTAGAATCACTGACCCACAGCCCTGTCATGAGAACATCCTGCTTGGCCTGTAGGTGGGCTTCTCGAAAAATGTCAGTAGCAGGTTGTGGTTTGAAGGTGGAGACGCTGTGGTCCTCCACAGACTCTTGCACCCTTGCATGCTAATGGTGGGCTGCTTAGGGGGATATTTCAGTGGTTTGTTTGATTATTTATGGCTCCGAACTGTGAGGAAACCGTTAAGAGACCCGGTCAGCTGTGTGATCCAATGAGGcgtgagggagagacagagctGGTGGTAAACTTGGTGTTGGGTATTTTTCTTGCACAGGCTGGTGCGTTCAAGGATCAGGATGATGCCCACCATGGAAATGGGCCtgctgaagagcagagagagggAGCAGGAGTCTGAGGACGAGATGTAGCGTCTGCGCTAGCACATGCACCCCGACAGACACCCCCGACAGACACCCCCGACAGACACCCCCGACAGACACCCCTGTCACGATCAAGCATTCCGCCTACAAATTGGGAACCAACACAGTCACTCTCCTTATTTCAATACAGTGTGTTATTCGTTGACAGACACGCCCCTCAGCTCAGGTCCTCACGCTGATTACATGAGGAATAGGGCTTCCCCACCCCTAGTCTGTGACCATACCCACTCCGTGTCCAGCATCCAAGGGGGCTGTGGGAGGCTGAGAGTTTATGGAGGCGCTGTTCAATTTCCAGTAATTGAGTATATATTGTTCATTTGGTACGACTCCTCACATTCCTCACATAAATGAATATACTACTTATGAAATCGCCGATGGATCCAGCAGCAGCCCTAACCCCGCCCCCTGCGCCCCGTCATTGCACGACGTAGACTGGTTCACGAACATCGGAAAGTTGGGATCCCATAAGATAGAACAATGCTGGACTTCTAGAATGCTGCCAAGCTAAACATTCTGCTTCCTTTGGTTGTACTCTGGGATGTTACCTAACCATTGCCGAGCTAACAGGAGATCAAACTGAAGCATTCGTATTAGAATGATAAATCAGAATAAGTTAAATGGAGAAAACTTCCCCGATGGCATTGCTCAGATTAGTTTACCGGTGAGTGTTTTCCTTACCTACCTGAAGGACGTACCACACTACATTTCATATAGTTTGAAGCACCTGTTATACTCTTGCTACAGTCTTTCTCTGTTCAGCGGACGAGAAAAAGATAGCTCATGAACTCGAACATTGTCCACCCTGGTATTGCATTTCTTTTGATAAAATATAATTACTATAAAAGCTTTCCTTTTCACAGACTGGAGACATTTGTCAATATGAAGTTATGCGGtcttgttaatgaaattatattttagCGCCATCCTGTGGCAAAAGACTTTAATTACagccaaacattttttttcacgGTTGTATTATtacgtattttaaattaatatccaGGGAATCTAGTACAGATAATTAAAGCTTTATTTTATCATACGGATTTAAGTGCAATTTGGAAATAACCTTGAATTGCGTGATATCGTATTTTATTACGCggcgtttattttttttgtattacaaAGAATGTGATTCCTTTTAGTAATGTGTAAATTATCAACCTGCCTTGTAAATCTGCTATGATTTATTAAATATAAGGGTAAAAGGACACTTAAATTAGCAATTTTGACCTCGATATTAATCGGGAAGTATTCAGACGGTGTGTATAAATTATTCCTGGAGTATCATCTGCATTGTTTATGTTGATTTCATTATTAAATGTATGCATTTAATTTCCTCACGACTCTGCTGACATTTGGGTAAATTGCTGTTCAGCGAGTACTCGTCAGTAAACCAGTAATTATTTCTCTTCAGTTTTGAAGCGACTACAGGGATACTTAATAATGCGCTTTTGAGTGTCATTATTTGTAATggttgcctgtttttttttttttaacaattcctGTTTTAATTATTCTTTGGTGGCTATTTAAAACGACATTCTATCTGACGACAGACTGTGCTCTCCTGCCAATGTGCTAgcggaaaaataaaaaattatgatAATAATTGGCAATAATAATATGTTCTTATTattgttttcattattattattggctgTGAAGATACCTCACATTTCTAAGGGTTATAATCCCTAAGGGTATATAGGCTCTCCATGTGTAAATTGTATGTCCTTCCCGACGCCCGCATGTGGCCTTCTGCGGTAAATTGTACCTACGATATCTACGTATTACATAGGAGACTACATTAGTCTACATTACGCGGACTAGAGTACATTGAGacgattttttttaatgctttgaTATGATTGCACAGATAATCTTTTTGCACTTTTATGCTCATTAAATGTTTATACCTTACGAGTAATGTCCAACTTTTTGATGTGCCATTTTTTTATTCCTTACTTAGCAGGAGAGGCTCCATTAATTGATGGCGCTACACCATCCAAAGGGCGGTGATACTGGTCTAGCCTGCTCTCTCGAATGTCTACCACATGTGCATTACACAAATCCGCAAAGTTTCAGCGCTATTTCTTTCCGTTGTTCTGTCATTCGATGAATTACGGAAATTACGCTATTGTGTGGATAAATGTATGCTTTTAAAATTGGACAAACATGTAAAACTCTCCTCTGAATCGTTTGAATAGGCCTAAATACAAATTGGTGCGTTGAGTCTGCAGTTCACCCTGGTTGTTATATATAGGTCTAATTAAAAGTCGTATGCAATCACACAAAACTGCGCATTCTTTCTCAgtctatttctttatttttgctgACCAGTGTTCCTCCACAATTGTCATATTTTGCTGCCAAGGAGTGTGACCGCGGAGTGTGCCGAAATTACGATCGTATAGTCGGATATTCGAatttttttacacattttatGACATCACCTCTCTCGTGATGTAGGTctcagatacccccccccccaatatttaatttcaattcattcatgccccccgcccccaataaatagaaattttatttaaattattacgtTGTGCCCACCCTCCAATACGTGCAGCTGAATTTACAGCTCTGAGGTTTGTGGGATTAAATATTAAACGCAATGACAGAGTTTACTTGATCTCATCTATATTAATTAACTGATCAGTGTGGAAATCCTATTCTGCCCAATTCATCTTCCATTTGGAAACAGTTTGAGTACCAAGattgaagatttttatttgtcagaAGCACAACTGTATAATACAATGGCAATGAAATGTTATTGTGGCAAAACAGCTCCGTCACTGGGCATAATCATATAAATACTATACGGGGAAAAGCTGAGATAAATTATATAATAGaggttattaaaaaaaagaaaactattCGATGAGGCAATAAAATATGTATGAATGTAATATGAAGTGTGAAAAGTTAGATGCAAAATCCTTCCACGGTTTATATGTAAAGTGAAAATGCAGTGTAAGTATAGAATAATTATCAAAATTTAAGTCCATGTATCCTGGAAAAAGCAAACACAGAATATGACAATGATGAAAGATGAGAATGGTTAAGCAGAGTTTAAAGTTCGTATGACATGCGGGAAAAGCTTCTTCGCAGCTTCTCAGCTTTCTGGCCCCGGCGGCGTTTGCCTGAATACGCCTGCAATTATCTGGTTTGCCCTGGTCCTGCACTAGTGGGTGTAGATGTACTGTAGGCTTGGCAATGTTATCCTATAGACTAGCCATTATATCaaaattatacatttataatTGAAATCCAGAGGACTGAAGCTTtcgttttattttcattgcttGCATTTGAAGCGGCGTTTCTGCCAAAGTGCCTCAAAAGTGAATGTTATCGCTGCGGCCCCTTTCAGCACCGTAATCCAGATGTGTGTGATGGCAGGTGCTGCCGGGGTTCACGGAAACCGGCCCTTGTGCTTTTTAAACCCACACTTTGTTTTTCGAATGACGAGAGACTAAAATATAATCATCGTCATATGGACGGCAAAATTAACTCACGCTGGGGTCTCAGGTTTCTTCCCGCGGTCCCAATTAATTCATGCAGACAGGCTAACTGGTACCTCTAATTTGCCCATACACTGTGACTGTGAAGGATTGGCAACCCGTCCGGTCCTGCTGTCTGGTTCGgtcagagtcccccccccccccgactgtgaccaggataagcacttagacgatgaatggatggattgtcattattaattaatagtaATGAAGTATAAGCACCGGGCCTACTCCA encodes:
- the tmem45a gene encoding transmembrane protein 45A; the encoded protein is MGNFKGHALPGTFFLIAGLWWAGKFSLCYALRRSRSMGRLASKVTQRRLEVCEASVILAFSVIGMLAEQFVSDGPQLHLYDYTEHHWDRLMNWQHATMYLFFGLAAAGSLAIHLTDAAPLALDRLLLGIAFSTEGFLFFYHLHGRAMLDVHIHQLLLYAIVGGAFTTILEVFHRGNVVLELLRAALSVLQGSWFWQIGFVLYPPSGSADWDLKDPNNMMFITMCYCWHLACALLIAAVVYGVMSWLVRSRIRMMPTMEMGLLKSREREQESEDEM